Proteins from a single region of Chryseomicrobium sp. FSL W7-1435:
- the asnB gene encoding asparagine synthase (glutamine-hydrolyzing), protein MCGIVGVVQYDEPFDLQVLSLMTDTLHERGPDATGFWHDENCAFGHKRLIVIDPEGGQQPFIWEQYRLVYNGELYNTDEVRDRLKQLGHQFQSYSDTEVLIHAFAEWQEDCVHHLNGIFAFAVWNEQQQTLFMARDRLGVKPLFYSVGPDYLLFASEVKALLAHPAVKRKVNREGLAALLVFGPGRFPGRDAFCEIFELRPGHRAFYEKRRGFMQQRYWQLPSAQHTDSPEQTIQKVRALTEKAIHRQLVSDVPVGTFLSGGIDSSIITAIAAKTSSPLSTFSLEFEDNSQYFQQSTFQPDEDAPYINAMVEAYGLDHKTVTLDAQNLFDALRESVKARDFPGMGDIDSSLLHFCRVVKPDATVILSGECADELFAGYPWLQQEDQVPDFQWIRDLSQRLDALHPAIREKLPVELLYESAKSSLLHEVYNREETTASSNHKGTSYLTMQHFMQNLLERKDRMSMRSGLEVRVPFADHELWEYVWNIPLSLKRLGGKEKGLLRAAFHDVLPDAVLHRKKNPFPKTFHPFYTSLVQSELAAIVASKGWITTLFRPAFFDELFKASTHGRVPWFGQLMQTPQLMAYLIQLEYWATEYNVELSID, encoded by the coding sequence ATGTGTGGCATTGTGGGTGTTGTTCAGTATGACGAACCATTTGATCTGCAAGTACTCTCTCTCATGACCGATACGCTTCATGAACGCGGCCCGGATGCAACGGGTTTTTGGCATGACGAGAATTGCGCTTTTGGACATAAACGATTAATCGTTATTGATCCTGAAGGAGGACAGCAGCCTTTCATTTGGGAGCAGTACCGCCTTGTATACAACGGGGAGCTCTATAATACTGATGAAGTTCGAGACCGATTAAAACAGCTTGGTCATCAGTTTCAATCCTATAGTGATACTGAGGTCCTGATTCACGCTTTTGCGGAGTGGCAAGAAGACTGTGTGCATCACTTAAATGGCATCTTTGCGTTTGCTGTTTGGAATGAACAGCAACAAACTTTATTTATGGCGCGGGATCGTCTTGGGGTGAAACCTCTTTTTTATTCTGTCGGCCCCGACTACCTCCTATTTGCGTCTGAAGTAAAAGCTCTTCTTGCACATCCAGCGGTGAAGCGAAAAGTGAACCGTGAAGGCCTTGCTGCTCTCTTGGTATTTGGTCCTGGCCGTTTTCCAGGACGAGATGCTTTTTGTGAAATTTTCGAGCTTCGCCCTGGACACCGCGCATTTTACGAAAAACGCCGTGGGTTTATGCAGCAACGGTATTGGCAATTACCAAGTGCGCAACATACTGATTCGCCAGAACAGACCATTCAAAAAGTACGTGCATTGACAGAAAAAGCTATTCACCGTCAACTCGTAAGTGATGTCCCCGTTGGCACATTTTTATCAGGCGGTATTGATTCGAGCATAATCACAGCGATTGCTGCAAAAACCTCGTCTCCTCTTTCCACATTTTCGCTGGAATTTGAAGACAACTCCCAGTACTTTCAACAATCGACCTTTCAACCTGACGAAGACGCACCCTATATCAACGCCATGGTTGAAGCTTACGGGCTTGACCATAAAACAGTAACCTTAGATGCTCAAAATCTGTTTGATGCGTTACGAGAGTCTGTGAAAGCCCGTGATTTTCCCGGTATGGGGGACATCGATAGTTCTTTGTTACATTTTTGTAGAGTCGTGAAGCCTGATGCCACAGTGATTTTATCAGGGGAGTGCGCGGATGAATTGTTTGCAGGGTACCCGTGGTTGCAGCAAGAAGATCAAGTGCCAGATTTTCAATGGATCCGAGATCTCTCACAGCGTTTAGATGCTTTACATCCTGCTATTCGAGAAAAGCTTCCGGTAGAGTTACTTTATGAGAGTGCCAAGTCTAGCTTATTGCACGAGGTCTATAATCGGGAGGAAACTACCGCTAGTTCCAACCACAAAGGCACGAGCTATTTGACGATGCAGCACTTCATGCAAAATCTACTAGAAAGAAAAGATCGCATGAGCATGCGTAGTGGATTGGAAGTTCGCGTGCCTTTTGCTGATCATGAATTGTGGGAGTACGTGTGGAATATCCCTCTTTCACTGAAACGACTGGGTGGCAAAGAAAAGGGACTGTTACGCGCTGCATTTCATGATGTTTTGCCAGATGCCGTTCTACACCGTAAAAAAAATCCCTTTCCTAAAACGTTTCATCCTTTCTACACATCACTCGTGCAAAGTGAACTTGCCGCCATCGTAGCCTCCAAAGGTTGGATCACTACTTTGTTTCGTCCTGCCTTTTTTGATGAGCTTTTCAAAGCTTCAACGCATGGCCGTGTTCCATGGTTCGGCCAACTTATGCAGACACCACAGCTCATGGCTTATCTCATTCAATTGGAGTATTGGGCAACGGAATACAATGTGGAATTAAGTATAGATTAA
- a CDS encoding N-acetyldiaminopimelate deacetylase, with protein MTHELIQLRRKFHQIPERGFEELKTKQLIEKTIETFPQQHIQLFHWKTGLVVKVNGTASTKTIAWRTDIDGLPIAEQTEVSFASEHAGFMHACGHDIHMTVALHLVKELAENPSRDDVLVFFQPAEESPGGALPMLQWVREEQPQLEPDEFYALHIAPELPVGTVSTKPGVLFANTSELYIDLFGTEGHAAFPHRTTDMSVAAAHLLVQLQSIVSRSVDPLAPSVVTIGKMNSGTVQNIISGHARLEGTIRTFDAQVMKTIQARIEAIARGIESSFDCRITIDYGSAYYQVVNDELLANTFESFAQKDGVVDFRLSNEAMTGEDFGYFIQDIPGVLFWAGAQAEYGLHHAKLNPNEAMIPIMAEFVERWIRYRSS; from the coding sequence ATGACACACGAACTTATTCAGTTACGTCGCAAGTTCCACCAAATTCCGGAACGAGGATTTGAAGAACTAAAAACGAAGCAGTTGATCGAGAAGACCATTGAGACATTTCCGCAGCAGCATATCCAACTATTTCATTGGAAAACTGGGCTGGTTGTGAAAGTAAACGGCACTGCTTCCACAAAAACGATTGCTTGGCGCACGGACATCGATGGGCTACCAATCGCAGAACAAACAGAAGTATCGTTTGCCAGTGAGCATGCAGGGTTTATGCATGCCTGTGGTCACGATATTCATATGACTGTCGCGTTACATTTAGTAAAAGAACTCGCAGAAAATCCATCGCGAGATGATGTGCTCGTGTTCTTTCAGCCTGCTGAAGAGTCTCCAGGCGGGGCGCTTCCTATGCTGCAATGGGTTCGAGAAGAACAACCTCAATTGGAACCTGATGAATTTTATGCGTTGCATATCGCACCAGAACTCCCAGTAGGAACGGTTTCAACAAAGCCAGGAGTTCTTTTTGCGAATACATCAGAACTCTACATCGACCTTTTCGGGACAGAAGGGCATGCAGCTTTTCCACATAGAACTACGGATATGTCAGTAGCGGCTGCTCATCTTTTAGTGCAATTGCAATCGATTGTTAGTCGGTCCGTTGATCCTCTTGCACCAAGCGTTGTTACGATAGGGAAAATGAATTCGGGTACCGTACAAAATATTATTTCTGGACATGCTCGTTTAGAAGGAACTATTCGTACATTTGATGCACAAGTCATGAAAACAATTCAGGCACGTATCGAGGCTATAGCTCGAGGAATTGAGAGTTCATTTGATTGCCGCATCACTATTGATTATGGGTCAGCCTATTATCAAGTAGTAAATGATGAATTGCTTGCAAACACGTTTGAATCATTTGCCCAGAAGGATGGAGTGGTCGATTTTCGTCTCTCAAATGAAGCAATGACAGGGGAGGATTTTGGGTATTTTATTCAAGACATTCCAGGTGTATTGTTCTGGGCAGGTGCTCAAGCTGAGTACGGATTGCACCATGCAAAACTGAATCCCAATGAAGCCATGATCCCAATTATGGCTGAATTCGTAGAGCGTTGGATTCGTTATCGCTCTTCATGA
- a CDS encoding GntR family transcriptional regulator — MPIPSDMSKPIRKTAKLHAYHQLLNWIIDGTLQPEEKLNDIELAQALGVSRTPIRESLQLLESQGFVTMQPGRATQVTPVQKDDINHLLPPLASLQALATELAAPLMTDEIIAELEAKNQQFADALKEKNFTEALRIDEQFHQIIIDTANNPYISQIVEMLQAHVRRLFYSEKIILRESSIETHAQLIRLYKEKQTNDLAALMTDNWLYTLEEI, encoded by the coding sequence ATGCCAATTCCATCAGATATGAGTAAACCCATACGTAAGACTGCAAAACTGCATGCTTATCACCAGTTATTGAATTGGATTATTGATGGCACGCTTCAACCCGAAGAGAAATTGAACGATATTGAACTAGCGCAAGCATTAGGCGTTAGTCGAACACCGATTCGTGAATCACTCCAGTTGCTGGAGTCACAAGGTTTTGTAACGATGCAACCTGGTAGAGCCACACAAGTCACACCCGTTCAAAAAGATGATATCAATCATCTTCTGCCACCACTTGCTTCGTTACAAGCTCTGGCTACAGAACTCGCTGCTCCTTTAATGACAGACGAAATCATTGCTGAATTGGAAGCAAAGAATCAGCAGTTTGCAGACGCTTTAAAAGAAAAAAACTTTACAGAAGCCTTGCGTATTGATGAGCAATTCCATCAAATCATTATTGATACAGCTAATAACCCTTACATTTCACAAATAGTAGAGATGTTGCAGGCACATGTTCGCCGCTTATTCTACTCAGAAAAAATCATTTTACGTGAATCATCCATTGAGACACATGCACAACTGATCCGTTTGTATAAAGAAAAGCAAACGAATGATCTGGCTGCCTTAATGACCGATAACTGGCTGTATACTCTCGAAGAAATTTAA
- a CDS encoding alpha/beta hydrolase yields MMQHVTSQTGIAFKEIGSGDPVVFIHGFCGSHAYWKSIEHLLESHMKAYYIDLPGHGASKEMPYASLEDYVELLRKWKEEMGIKKMTLIGHSLGGYLTLAYADKYPQDLSGYSLIHSTAFPDSDEGKEGREKGIQTIESQGIEKFIDGLIPKLFDGNFKKQHPETIEEAKAIGFQTEPKQAIRFLKAMRDRKDRRKMLTDSTIPHLLVAGETDEVVPSYKTFIGGSTAATEKLLTETAHMSMYEQPEELSKVIVQWLTSVKQVSI; encoded by the coding sequence ATGATGCAACATGTTACTTCACAAACAGGTATTGCGTTTAAGGAAATTGGTTCAGGAGACCCTGTCGTATTTATTCATGGGTTTTGTGGCAGCCATGCATATTGGAAGTCAATCGAACACTTACTTGAATCTCATATGAAAGCTTATTATATTGATCTACCAGGACACGGTGCTTCAAAGGAAATGCCGTACGCGTCATTAGAAGATTATGTTGAACTACTGAGAAAATGGAAGGAAGAAATGGGGATAAAGAAGATGACCTTAATTGGTCATTCTTTAGGAGGCTATTTAACGCTCGCTTATGCCGACAAGTATCCACAAGATCTTTCCGGGTACTCTCTTATTCATTCCACAGCTTTTCCTGATTCAGATGAAGGGAAGGAAGGGCGTGAGAAAGGGATTCAGACGATTGAGTCGCAGGGAATTGAAAAATTTATTGATGGATTGATCCCTAAACTGTTTGATGGGAACTTTAAGAAACAACATCCGGAAACTATCGAAGAAGCAAAAGCAATCGGCTTTCAAACAGAGCCAAAGCAAGCAATTCGCTTTTTAAAAGCTATGCGCGACCGAAAAGATCGACGGAAGATGCTAACAGACAGCACAATCCCACATCTTTTAGTGGCAGGTGAAACAGATGAAGTAGTTCCTTCCTACAAAACATTTATAGGGGGTTCAACAGCTGCGACAGAAAAATTATTAACTGAAACGGCGCACATGAGTATGTACGAGCAGCCCGAGGAATTGAGTAAGGTAATTGTGCAATGGCTAACTTCTGTGAAACAAGTCTCAATTTAA
- a CDS encoding ABC transporter permease, whose protein sequence is MAKFWLLVKQLYKQKVKAKSFLFTIALYGVILAGVLFWNNISELLFSDEPMQMTVVDDTASGAGELIQPTEDMEVTLSNDSLEQAKEEVNEENADIVIHLADQEGQLAATIFTYEPLSFTTQTTLSGQLDYAGKLYAVQQMNLTSEQAEQVLGAQAFIAYELVNEQATSGKSESEKAAGIGVSYLVGFLIYFFVMTFLSMITSDVASEKGSRVLEVLLATIKPTTHFLAKVIGTLLVALTQLAAVALIAVLLIVVADSSRLELVRDIMQDLSVAYLAYTVAFLLLTLVFYLIFGALLGSLVSKVEEASQALVPAMMMALSGFYVLITGSFNPDTMLIKVFSYLPFSSGMVMPLRIGATDMPLWEAGVSFLVLVVTVTVLFFFTMYFYKRSVLTYTTGGIFSKFKAVFKTTT, encoded by the coding sequence ATGGCGAAGTTTTGGCTGCTCGTGAAACAACTGTATAAACAAAAAGTCAAAGCGAAATCATTTTTGTTCACAATTGCACTATATGGAGTCATTTTAGCTGGCGTGCTATTTTGGAATAACATTAGTGAACTTTTGTTTAGTGATGAACCTATGCAAATGACTGTTGTAGATGATACTGCTTCTGGAGCAGGAGAATTAATCCAACCAACAGAAGATATGGAAGTCACCTTATCAAACGACTCCCTTGAACAAGCAAAGGAAGAAGTAAACGAAGAAAATGCAGATATCGTCATTCATTTGGCCGATCAAGAAGGGCAGTTAGCAGCAACCATCTTTACATACGAGCCCTTGTCTTTCACAACACAAACTACCCTCTCCGGTCAGCTGGATTACGCTGGCAAGTTATACGCTGTTCAACAGATGAATCTGACATCCGAACAAGCGGAACAAGTTCTTGGAGCACAAGCCTTCATTGCTTACGAGCTCGTAAATGAGCAAGCTACTAGTGGTAAATCAGAATCTGAAAAGGCTGCTGGTATTGGCGTCTCTTATTTGGTCGGGTTTTTGATTTATTTCTTCGTCATGACGTTCTTATCCATGATTACGTCTGATGTCGCATCGGAAAAAGGCTCTCGCGTGCTAGAAGTATTGCTTGCTACGATTAAACCGACGACACATTTCTTAGCTAAAGTTATTGGAACTTTGCTCGTTGCGTTAACACAATTAGCAGCAGTCGCACTCATTGCTGTTCTGTTAATTGTCGTAGCAGACAGTTCTCGATTAGAATTGGTGCGGGATATTATGCAAGACCTGTCAGTTGCTTATCTAGCCTACACAGTTGCCTTTTTACTGCTGACACTTGTGTTTTATTTGATCTTTGGTGCCCTTCTTGGCTCTTTGGTTTCCAAAGTGGAAGAAGCAAGCCAGGCTCTGGTCCCTGCAATGATGATGGCGCTAAGTGGCTTTTATGTACTCATCACAGGTTCTTTCAACCCGGATACGATGTTGATTAAGGTATTTTCGTACCTTCCTTTCTCATCTGGTATGGTCATGCCACTTCGTATCGGCGCAACAGATATGCCACTATGGGAAGCCGGTGTATCCTTCTTAGTACTAGTAGTGACAGTTACCGTGCTGTTCTTCTTCACTATGTATTTCTATAAACGCAGTGTGTTGACGTATACAACGGGTGGCATCTTCTCCAAATTCAAAGCGGTTTTTAAAACAACAACGTGA
- a CDS encoding IS1182 family transposase — protein sequence MFKNYNMNQLVLPLDIEMKLSKDDIAFSIDRLVETIPDEAFHEFRRDNGCPAYHPKMMLKIILCAYTQSTFSGRKIEDLTKDSLRIMWLAQGQQPSYRTINRFRVQPAMNALIKECFIQFRNRLVAEDLIDQDAIFIDGTKIEADANKFTFVWKRAVEKYLTSLTEKSKQMYEELFKANIMPALEVEEGLTAEQMSLMADKLEEHVHEKTAQIESTEDVAKRKKIRSERKEPKKLLKLIKDMLVRKHRYEIDLGIMGERNSYSKTDKDATFMRMKDDYMRNGQLKPGYNLQIATENQYTLAYAVFPNPSDSKTMVPFLDKIEDDFFELPEHIVADAGYGSEPNYNDILVKRQKTPLITYGQYLREQKKAYKNNPFQTANWTYDETTDSYECPNSKRLNFSHLSVRRDKTGFERQFKVYRAEDCGGCPFRSQCTKAHEGTNRTMSVNVTWEEQKEYVRTKLSEEKTGSIYRRRKTDVEPVFGFLKANLGFTRASVRTRPKVENDIGLALMAVNLRKYAARV from the coding sequence ATGTTTAAAAATTATAACATGAATCAACTAGTGTTACCTCTAGATATCGAGATGAAGTTATCAAAAGATGATATCGCCTTCTCTATCGACCGTCTGGTCGAGACTATCCCCGATGAAGCCTTCCACGAATTTCGACGTGACAATGGTTGTCCAGCTTATCACCCAAAGATGATGTTGAAGATCATTCTCTGTGCATACACCCAATCCACATTCTCCGGTCGCAAGATCGAAGACCTGACAAAGGACAGCCTAAGAATCATGTGGCTTGCCCAAGGACAACAACCCAGTTATCGTACGATCAACCGTTTCCGTGTACAACCCGCAATGAACGCACTCATCAAAGAATGTTTCATCCAGTTCCGCAATCGTCTTGTGGCAGAAGACCTGATCGATCAAGATGCGATCTTCATTGATGGGACCAAGATCGAGGCGGACGCAAACAAGTTCACATTCGTCTGGAAACGAGCCGTAGAAAAATATCTGACAAGCCTGACTGAGAAATCCAAGCAGATGTATGAAGAACTTTTCAAAGCCAACATCATGCCTGCTCTAGAGGTCGAGGAAGGTCTCACGGCTGAACAGATGTCCTTGATGGCGGACAAGCTCGAAGAGCATGTCCACGAGAAGACGGCGCAGATCGAGTCCACCGAAGACGTGGCTAAACGAAAGAAGATACGATCAGAACGAAAAGAACCAAAGAAGCTACTAAAACTGATCAAGGACATGCTTGTCCGAAAACATCGTTATGAGATCGACCTGGGGATCATGGGTGAGCGAAACAGTTATTCCAAGACTGACAAGGATGCCACGTTCATGCGGATGAAAGATGATTATATGAGGAACGGTCAATTGAAACCTGGCTACAACTTACAGATCGCAACAGAAAATCAATATACTCTGGCTTATGCAGTATTCCCAAATCCAAGTGACTCGAAGACGATGGTTCCTTTCCTAGACAAAATTGAAGATGATTTCTTCGAACTTCCTGAACATATCGTGGCGGATGCGGGTTATGGCAGCGAGCCGAACTATAACGACATCCTAGTGAAACGCCAAAAGACACCACTCATCACTTATGGTCAGTATCTTCGAGAACAGAAGAAGGCCTATAAAAACAACCCATTCCAGACAGCGAATTGGACCTATGACGAAACAACGGATTCCTATGAATGCCCTAACTCTAAACGTCTTAACTTCTCCCATTTGAGCGTACGCAGAGACAAGACTGGTTTCGAACGCCAGTTTAAAGTATATCGAGCGGAAGACTGTGGCGGTTGTCCATTCCGATCACAGTGTACAAAGGCACACGAGGGAACCAATCGCACGATGTCTGTGAATGTCACCTGGGAAGAACAAAAAGAATATGTGAGAACCAAGCTTTCAGAAGAAAAGACCGGGTCTATCTATCGCCGTCGCAAGACGGACGTGGAACCAGTTTTTGGATTCTTGAAAGCTAATTTGGGTTTCACTCGTGCCTCCGTTCGCACTCGACCAAAGGTCGAGAACGATATCGGATTGGCACTTATGGCGGTGAACTTGAGAAAATATGCGGCCAGAGTGTAG
- the aroD gene encoding type I 3-dehydroquinate dehydratase has translation MKIVEIRDVQIGTGRPKIIVSLISSTRQRLQQEIEFLLQKQPDMWEWRLDFMETYEFSELIETLSFIRELTFPAPLIVTYRTIQEGGHGRLRSAAYRELLEGISASKLCDFVDVELFSEDNKSLVAALHANDCKVIVSNHDFHKTPPKEELIWRLREMQFINGDIGKLAVMPKRPHDVLSLLDAADQMKTLYADRPFLVMAMGELGAITRLGGHHFGSCATFAAGSSPSAPGQLPVDLMKQLLL, from the coding sequence GTGAAAATAGTTGAAATTCGGGATGTTCAAATCGGTACTGGGAGACCGAAAATCATCGTCTCTCTCATTAGCTCTACTCGCCAAAGATTACAACAAGAAATCGAATTTTTACTGCAAAAACAACCTGACATGTGGGAATGGCGACTCGATTTCATGGAAACCTATGAGTTCAGTGAACTAATTGAAACACTTTCTTTCATTAGAGAGCTGACCTTCCCTGCACCACTGATTGTGACCTACCGGACCATTCAAGAAGGTGGCCATGGTCGACTGCGTTCCGCAGCTTACCGCGAACTATTAGAAGGCATTTCGGCTAGTAAACTTTGTGATTTCGTAGATGTTGAACTATTTTCTGAAGACAACAAATCCCTTGTTGCTGCCCTCCATGCAAATGACTGTAAAGTGATTGTCTCTAACCACGATTTCCACAAGACACCCCCTAAAGAAGAGCTGATTTGGCGCCTGCGAGAAATGCAGTTTATTAATGGAGATATCGGGAAACTAGCGGTCATGCCAAAACGGCCACACGATGTTCTAAGCCTTTTAGACGCTGCCGATCAAATGAAAACGTTGTATGCCGATAGACCTTTTCTTGTGATGGCAATGGGAGAGCTCGGAGCTATCACGCGACTTGGTGGCCATCACTTTGGTTCTTGTGCGACTTTTGCTGCCGGATCATCACCTTCTGCCCCGGGTCAATTGCCTGTGGATTTAATGAAACAGTTACTTCTTTAA
- the brnQ gene encoding branched-chain amino acid transport system II carrier protein, producing the protein MNERLSFSNQLVIGVMLFALFFGAGNLIFPASLGQNAGTALFFAVLGFLITGIGLPFLGTLAMGFSNSRSLQDLAGKVHPAYGIAFTVALYLTIGPFFALPRTGAVAYEIGIMPFVSESLASIGLLLFTLVFFGITLWLSLNPAKIVDRVGKFLAPIIIIGLSVLILAALFNPIGSFTGPTEAYQTNAFMTGFTEGYNTMDALASLVFGIIVIQSIRRLGVTSTKGILKVTAKSGGIAVLFLGLIYAGVAYIGATTTEAFGIFDNGGPVLSTAADYYFGAIGLLVLAVVIIAACLTTAIGLTTATAEYFNTLFPKISYKVFAVIFIVMTTIFANFGLSSIITYSIPVLLLLYPLAITLILLTFAAPLFGHQRWVYVAVTAVTFLISIIDGFKGFFGDAAPSWLASIVNIYDSVLPFYGLGLGWLIPFIIIVVAGIATATVFSRPTTN; encoded by the coding sequence ATGAACGAACGATTATCCTTCTCAAATCAACTAGTCATCGGCGTCATGTTGTTTGCGCTATTTTTCGGAGCAGGAAACTTAATTTTCCCTGCTAGCCTTGGTCAAAATGCAGGAACGGCTTTGTTCTTTGCAGTTCTTGGATTTTTAATTACTGGAATTGGACTTCCTTTCTTAGGAACTTTAGCGATGGGCTTTTCCAACAGCCGCAGCTTACAAGATCTTGCGGGTAAAGTTCACCCGGCTTATGGAATTGCTTTTACCGTAGCTTTGTATTTAACAATTGGACCATTCTTTGCGTTACCTCGTACAGGAGCAGTGGCATATGAAATTGGGATCATGCCATTTGTTAGTGAATCATTAGCTTCGATTGGTTTATTACTTTTCACTTTGGTATTCTTTGGAATCACACTTTGGTTATCCTTGAATCCGGCTAAAATAGTGGATCGTGTAGGTAAATTTTTAGCACCTATTATTATCATTGGTTTATCTGTATTGATTTTAGCGGCTTTATTTAACCCAATCGGTTCTTTTACAGGACCAACTGAAGCTTATCAAACTAATGCGTTTATGACAGGATTCACGGAAGGTTACAATACGATGGACGCCTTGGCCTCTTTAGTATTTGGTATTATCGTGATTCAGTCGATTCGTCGTTTAGGTGTTACTTCAACAAAGGGTATTTTAAAAGTTACTGCTAAATCAGGAGGAATCGCTGTTCTATTCCTTGGTTTGATTTACGCAGGTGTTGCCTATATTGGTGCAACTACAACTGAAGCGTTTGGCATCTTTGATAACGGTGGTCCGGTATTAAGTACGGCAGCTGATTATTATTTTGGTGCAATCGGACTTCTAGTTTTAGCTGTCGTTATCATTGCGGCTTGTTTAACAACTGCTATTGGTTTAACAACAGCAACTGCAGAGTATTTTAATACGTTGTTCCCAAAGATTAGCTATAAAGTATTTGCTGTTATTTTCATTGTAATGACGACGATTTTTGCAAACTTTGGCTTGTCTTCAATCATTACGTATTCAATCCCAGTGTTGTTGCTTCTTTACCCATTAGCTATCACATTGATTTTATTAACGTTTGCAGCGCCACTCTTTGGGCATCAGCGTTGGGTGTATGTAGCCGTAACAGCTGTCACATTCTTAATCAGTATTATCGATGGATTCAAAGGCTTCTTCGGAGATGCGGCACCTAGTTGGTTAGCCTCTATCGTGAATATCTATGATTCGGTCTTACCGTTCTATGGATTAGGATTAGGTTGGTTGATTCCGTTTATTATTATTGTCGTTGCAGGTATTGCAACAGCAACTGTGTTTTCGCGACCAACTACAAATTAA
- a CDS encoding ABC transporter ATP-binding protein, producing MTLVIENVTKTYQNFTAVDQLNLTIPKGESFGLIGQNGAGKTTTFRMILDLQETTQGTISWDGQPMNAVNRDLLGYLPEERGIFPTMPVEEQLYFFGELRGKKRKELKPEVEYWIKRFELEDKRKEKAEKLSKGNQQKVQLIASFIHKPDFLILDEPFSGLDPVNKDLLKEAIHHLKEQGTTILFSSHQMDHVEELCDHLCLLKRGKSLFSGSLLDLKKSYGKIKLAIRSPHSFEELTTLAGVAHAVQKKDHILLTLKDESYAQSIFDYVSAGKYIERFSLDYLTLDEIFKLKVGEPDGEVLAARETTV from the coding sequence ATGACGTTAGTAATTGAAAATGTCACGAAAACGTATCAGAATTTCACAGCGGTCGATCAACTCAACCTTACGATTCCTAAAGGCGAATCTTTTGGCTTGATTGGTCAAAATGGCGCCGGGAAAACAACGACGTTTCGTATGATATTGGATTTACAAGAGACTACACAAGGGACAATCAGCTGGGATGGTCAACCTATGAATGCAGTTAATCGTGATTTACTTGGTTATTTGCCTGAAGAGCGAGGAATTTTCCCGACAATGCCTGTGGAAGAACAATTGTATTTCTTTGGGGAGTTACGCGGGAAAAAGCGAAAAGAATTAAAACCTGAAGTGGAGTACTGGATTAAACGCTTTGAATTAGAAGACAAACGAAAAGAAAAAGCTGAAAAGCTATCAAAAGGAAATCAGCAGAAGGTGCAGTTGATTGCCAGCTTTATTCATAAACCCGATTTTCTAATTTTAGATGAACCCTTTAGCGGATTGGATCCTGTTAACAAGGACTTATTAAAAGAGGCCATTCATCATTTGAAAGAACAAGGAACCACGATTCTTTTCTCCAGCCATCAAATGGATCATGTGGAAGAGCTTTGTGATCATTTGTGTTTATTAAAACGTGGGAAGTCACTCTTCTCTGGTAGCTTACTGGATCTAAAAAAGAGTTATGGCAAAATAAAATTAGCTATTCGGTCTCCCCATTCTTTTGAAGAATTAACTACTTTGGCGGGTGTTGCGCATGCCGTCCAGAAAAAAGATCATATCCTTTTAACTTTAAAGGATGAGTCCTATGCTCAGTCTATATTTGATTACGTCTCTGCTGGTAAATACATTGAGCGATTCAGTCTGGATTACCTGACACTCGATGAAATCTTCAAATTGAAAGTAGGTGAACCAGATGGCGAAGTTTTGGCTGCTCGTGAAACAACTGTATAA